The following coding sequences lie in one Lolium perenne isolate Kyuss_39 chromosome 2, Kyuss_2.0, whole genome shotgun sequence genomic window:
- the LOC127337159 gene encoding uncharacterized protein isoform X2 — MMAKAVPARMEEMLRKTRHQTMNGWLLTDCWHRAEMASVEYFNLVDLWEKYHKWSVYGGSCVADPRCFGEDYSMDFWSDDEDKEKMSRSHVFFEVLLMEGSPHMHKGRIWKTMRDAWDRLISTIHQWAILCKTALEVTLQQYIWDMEHKREELLQIAWH, encoded by the exons ATGATGGCCAAGGCAGTTCCAGCAAGGATGGAGGAAATGTTGAGAAAGACGCGGCATCAG ACGATGAATGGCTGGTTGTTGACCGACTGTTGGCACCGTGCCGAGATGGCCAGTGTCGAGTACTTCAACCTCGTGGACCTCTGGGAGAAGTACCACAAGTGGAGTGTGTACGGCGGGAGCTGCGTTGCAGATCCACG GTGTTTTGGTGAGGACTATAGCATGGACTTCTGGAGTGATGATGAGGACAAAGAGAAGATGTCAAGATCACATGTGTTCTTTGAGGTTCTCCTTATGGAAGGATCCCCACACATGCATAAG GGCAGGATATGGAAAACCATGAGGGATGCATGGGACAGATTGATCTCGACCATACATCAGTGGGCAATTCTATGCAAGACTGCTCTGGAAGTCACCTTGCAGCAATACATCTGGGATATGGAGCACAAGCGGGAGGAACTCCTTCAGATAGCCTGGCACTAG
- the LOC127337159 gene encoding uncharacterized protein isoform X3 gives MAKAVPARMEEMLRKRRHQTMNGWLLTDCWHRAEMASVEYFNLVYLTCVFCWQDMENHEGCMGQIDLDHTSVGNSMQDCSGSHLAAIHLGYGAQAGGTPSDSLALVPSGGEWTMAELQRQLLLTNWFSPPVAFPNPVQAGSGSKCKAT, from the exons ATGGCCAAGGCAGTTCCAGCAAGGATGGAGGAAATGTTGAGAAAGAGGCGGCATCAG ACGATGAATGGCTGGTTGTTGACCGACTGTTGGCACCGTGCCGAGATGGCCAGTGTCGAGTACTTCAACCTCGTGTACCTTACATGTGTATTCTGCT GGCAGGATATGGAAAACCATGAGGGATGCATGGGACAGATTGATCTCGACCATACATCAGTGGGCAATTCTATGCAAGACTGCTCTGGAAGTCACCTTGCAGCAATACATCTGGGATATGGAGCACAAGCGGGAGGAACTCCTTCAGATAGCCTGGCACTAGTTCCCTCAGGAGGCGAGTGGACAATGGCTGAGCTGCAACGCCAACTGCTCCTAACTAACTGGTTCTCCCCTCCAGTCGCCTTCCCCAACCCAGTCCAAGCCGGCAGCGGGTCCAAGTGTAAGGCGACCTAG
- the LOC127337159 gene encoding uncharacterized protein isoform X1, protein MMAKAVPARMEEMLRKTRHQTMNGWLLTDCWHRAEMASVEYFNLVDLWEKYHKWSVYGGSCVADPRCFGEDYSMDFWSDDEDKEKMSRSHVFFEVLLMEGSPHMHKGRIWKTMREAWDRLISTIHRWAILCKTALEVTLQQYIRDMEHKREELLQIARH, encoded by the exons ATGATGGCCAAGGCAGTTCCAGCAAGGATGGAGGAAATGTTGAGAAAGACGCGGCATCAG ACGATGAATGGCTGGTTGTTGACCGACTGTTGGCACCGTGCCGAGATGGCCAGTGTCGAGTACTTCAACCTCGTGGACCTCTGGGAGAAGTACCACAAGTGGAGTGTGTACGGCGGGAGCTGCGTTGCAGATCCACG GTGTTTTGGTGAGGACTATAGCATGGACTTCTGGAGTGATGATGAGGACAAAGAGAAGATGTCAAGATCACATGTGTTCTTTGAGGTTCTCCTTATGGAAGGATCCCCACACATGCATAAG GGCAGGATATGGAAAACCATGAGGGAGGCATGGGACAGATTGATCTCGACCATACATCGGTGGGCAATTCTATGCAAGACTGCTCTGGAAGTCACCTTGCAGCAATACATCCGGGATATGGAGCACAAGCGGGAGGAACTCCTTCAGATAGCCAGGCACTAA